In Streptomyces chartreusis, the following proteins share a genomic window:
- the pruA gene encoding L-glutamate gamma-semialdehyde dehydrogenase, which yields MDAVTQVPTPVNEPVHGYAPGSPERARLEAKLKELAENPIDLPMTIGGEKRFGAGERVDVVQPHNHKARIGTYGNATQQDAQDAIDAALAAAPAWRAMSFDDRAAIILRAAELLAGPWRETLAASTMLGQSKTAQQAEIDTPCELVDFWRFNVKYARDLLAEQPPANSPGVWNRLDHRPLEGFVYAITPFNFTAIAGNLPTAPALMGNVVVWKPSPTQTHAAVLLMQLLEEAGLPKGVINLVTGDGIEVSKVALEHRDLAGIHFTGSTKTFQYLWKTVGNNIEKYRSYPRIVGETGGKDFVVAHPSADKAVLKTALTRGAFEYQGQKCSATSRAYIPASIWNSGFKEEFAAEVDYITMGDVTDLSNFIGAVIDERAFAKNKAAIDRAKQDDTCTIVAGGSYDDSVGYFVRPTVIECSDPENEVFTTEYFGPVLAVHVYEDDKYDEMLDQMESVSAYALTGSVISADRAATAHTMDKLRYAAGNFYINDKSTGAVVGQQPFGGGRASGTNDKAGAPQNLMRWTLTRAIKETLVAPTDYAYPHMG from the coding sequence ATGGACGCTGTGACCCAGGTCCCCACCCCCGTCAACGAGCCGGTGCACGGCTACGCCCCCGGCTCGCCCGAGCGCGCCCGGCTGGAGGCCAAGCTCAAGGAGCTGGCCGAGAACCCGATCGACCTGCCGATGACCATCGGCGGCGAGAAGCGGTTCGGCGCCGGCGAGCGCGTCGACGTCGTGCAGCCGCACAACCACAAGGCCCGCATCGGCACCTACGGCAACGCCACCCAGCAGGACGCCCAGGACGCCATCGACGCGGCCCTGGCCGCCGCGCCGGCCTGGCGCGCGATGTCGTTCGACGACCGCGCCGCGATCATCCTGCGCGCCGCCGAGCTGCTCGCCGGCCCCTGGCGCGAGACGCTGGCCGCCTCCACCATGCTGGGCCAGTCCAAGACCGCCCAGCAGGCCGAGATCGACACCCCCTGCGAGCTCGTCGACTTCTGGCGCTTCAACGTCAAGTACGCCCGTGACCTGCTCGCCGAGCAGCCCCCGGCGAACTCCCCGGGCGTCTGGAACCGCCTCGACCACCGCCCGCTCGAGGGCTTCGTCTACGCGATCACGCCGTTCAACTTCACGGCCATCGCGGGCAACCTGCCGACCGCCCCGGCCCTCATGGGCAACGTCGTCGTCTGGAAGCCGTCCCCGACGCAGACCCACGCCGCCGTGCTGCTGATGCAGCTCCTCGAGGAGGCCGGGCTGCCCAAGGGCGTCATCAACCTCGTCACCGGCGACGGCATCGAGGTCTCCAAGGTCGCCCTGGAGCACCGCGACCTCGCCGGCATCCACTTCACCGGCTCGACCAAGACCTTCCAGTACCTGTGGAAGACGGTCGGCAACAACATCGAGAAGTACCGCTCCTACCCGCGCATCGTCGGCGAGACCGGCGGCAAGGACTTCGTCGTCGCCCACCCGAGCGCCGACAAGGCGGTCCTGAAGACGGCCCTGACCCGCGGTGCCTTCGAGTACCAGGGCCAGAAGTGCTCGGCGACCTCCCGGGCGTACATCCCGGCGTCGATCTGGAACTCCGGCTTCAAGGAGGAGTTCGCGGCCGAGGTCGACTACATCACCATGGGTGACGTCACCGACCTGTCCAACTTCATCGGCGCCGTCATCGACGAGCGTGCCTTCGCCAAGAACAAGGCCGCCATCGACCGCGCCAAGCAGGACGACACCTGCACGATCGTCGCGGGCGGCTCCTACGACGACTCGGTCGGCTACTTCGTCCGCCCGACCGTCATCGAGTGCAGCGACCCGGAGAACGAGGTCTTCACGACCGAGTACTTCGGCCCGGTCCTCGCCGTGCACGTCTATGAGGACGACAAGTACGACGAGATGCTGGACCAGATGGAGTCGGTGTCCGCCTACGCGCTGACCGGCTCGGTCATCTCCGCCGACCGCGCCGCCACGGCGCACACCATGGACAAGCTGCGCTACGCGGCCGGCAACTTCTACATCAACGACAAGTCGACCGGCGCCGTCGTCGGCCAGCAGCCCTTCGGCGGCGGCCGTGCCTCCGGCACCAACGACAAGGCCGGCGCCCCGCAGAACCTGATGCGCTGGACGCTGACCCGCGCCATCAAGGAGACGCTGGTCGCGCCGACCGACTACGCGTACCCGCACATGGGCTGA
- a CDS encoding branched-chain amino acid aminotransferase, with amino-acid sequence MTTPTIELKPSASPLAAAEREAILANPGFGRHFTDHMVTIKWTEGRGWHDGELVPYAPLSLDPATMVLHYAQEIFEGLKAYRQPDGTVASFRPEKNARRFQSSARRLGMPELPVETFIEACDALVAQDADWVPAHGGEESLYLRPFMFATEVGLGVKPASEYLFIVIASPAGAYFPGGVKPVSIWVSEDHVRAVPGGMGDAKTGGNYAASLLAQAEAAAEGCAQVCYLDAVERKWVEELGGMNLYFVYGDKIVTPSLTGSILEGVTRDSLLQVARDLGYEAEEGRVSVDQWQRDSENGTLTEVFACGTAAVITPVGLVKRTGAQWRQGDGEPGEVTLKLRQALLDIQRGTAADQHGWMHKLG; translated from the coding sequence ATGACGACGCCCACGATCGAGCTCAAGCCCTCCGCCAGCCCGCTCGCCGCCGCAGAGCGCGAGGCGATACTGGCCAACCCGGGGTTCGGCCGCCACTTCACCGACCACATGGTGACGATCAAGTGGACCGAGGGCCGAGGCTGGCACGACGGCGAGCTCGTGCCGTACGCGCCGCTCTCCCTCGACCCGGCCACCATGGTGCTGCACTACGCGCAGGAGATCTTCGAGGGTCTGAAGGCCTACCGCCAGCCCGACGGGACCGTCGCCTCCTTCCGTCCGGAGAAGAACGCCCGGCGCTTCCAGTCCTCGGCCCGCCGGCTCGGCATGCCGGAGCTGCCCGTCGAGACGTTCATCGAGGCGTGCGACGCGCTGGTCGCACAGGACGCGGACTGGGTGCCGGCGCACGGCGGTGAGGAGTCCCTCTACCTGCGCCCCTTCATGTTCGCCACCGAGGTCGGCCTGGGCGTGAAGCCGGCCAGTGAGTACCTGTTCATCGTCATCGCCTCACCGGCCGGCGCCTACTTCCCGGGCGGCGTGAAGCCCGTGTCCATCTGGGTCTCCGAGGACCACGTCCGGGCCGTGCCGGGTGGCATGGGCGACGCCAAGACCGGTGGCAACTACGCCGCGTCCCTGCTGGCCCAGGCCGAGGCCGCCGCCGAGGGCTGCGCCCAGGTCTGCTACCTCGACGCGGTGGAGCGCAAGTGGGTCGAGGAGCTCGGCGGCATGAACCTGTACTTCGTGTACGGCGACAAGATCGTCACGCCCTCCCTCACCGGCTCCATCCTGGAGGGCGTCACTCGTGACTCCCTGCTCCAGGTCGCCCGTGACCTCGGCTACGAGGCGGAGGAGGGCCGGGTCTCCGTCGACCAGTGGCAGCGCGACTCCGAGAACGGCACCCTGACCGAGGTCTTCGCCTGCGGCACGGCGGCCGTCATCACCCCGGTCGGCCTCGTCAAGCGCACGGGCGCCCAGTGGCGGCAGGGCGACGGCGAGCCCGGCGAGGTCACGCTCAAGCTCCGCCAGGCCCTCCTCGACATCCAGCGGGGCACTGCCGCGGACCAGCACGGGTGGATGCACAAGCTGGGCTAG
- a CDS encoding purple acid phosphatase family protein gives MDLPDFGIPPQLARRMSMAEQHEYLRAKLTRRRTLVTAGAVAGGLLTGCSGSEPGSGTAGTRPSPSPSVSAKVPGSAVTPFGRHLAFGADPKSQMRISWQVPAAVKKPFIRIGLRPEDLSRRIDAEIRDLYTPELQGIRAALEQYYVHAALDSLRPGTTYYYGVGHDGFDPAAPRNRATIASFRTAPASPETFTFTAFGDQGVSEAAATNDKLLLGQNPAFHLHAGDICYANVKGLGEESDAYDPGFWDGYLKQTESVARTVPWMVTTGNHDMEAWYSPDGYGGQLARWSLPDSGFDARKAPGVYSFTYGNVAFVALDANDVSYEIPANQGHTGGRQTKWLDERLGELRAAKGVDFIVVFFHHCAYSTSSHASDGGVRAEWVPLFARHQVDLVINGHNHVYERTDAIKNGEVGAQVPIDASTDPTRDGIVYVTAGGGGKELYGFPPGVEESYEGHVNDRESVDTFRWTKSRNTKAESVQWSRVRYRGFSFLSVEAEAGPKPRLKVSALAQTGERIDRFEVRRGA, from the coding sequence ATGGACCTTCCCGACTTCGGCATCCCCCCGCAGCTGGCCCGCCGCATGAGCATGGCGGAGCAGCACGAGTACCTGCGCGCCAAGCTGACCCGGCGCCGCACGCTGGTGACCGCGGGCGCGGTCGCGGGCGGACTGCTGACGGGCTGCTCGGGGTCGGAGCCGGGTTCGGGCACTGCGGGCACACGCCCCTCCCCCTCCCCCTCCGTCTCCGCCAAGGTGCCGGGCTCCGCCGTCACGCCCTTCGGCCGCCATCTCGCCTTCGGCGCCGACCCGAAGTCGCAGATGCGGATCTCCTGGCAGGTGCCGGCCGCGGTGAAGAAGCCCTTCATCCGGATCGGTCTGCGCCCCGAAGACCTCAGCCGCAGGATCGACGCCGAGATCCGCGACCTGTACACCCCCGAACTGCAGGGCATCCGTGCGGCGCTGGAGCAGTACTACGTCCACGCGGCACTGGACTCCCTGCGTCCCGGCACGACGTACTACTACGGCGTGGGCCATGACGGCTTCGACCCGGCGGCACCGAGGAACCGCGCGACGATCGCCTCGTTCCGCACGGCTCCCGCGAGCCCGGAGACCTTCACCTTCACGGCCTTCGGCGACCAGGGCGTCAGCGAGGCGGCCGCCACCAACGACAAGCTCCTGCTGGGCCAGAACCCCGCCTTCCACCTCCACGCCGGCGACATCTGCTACGCCAACGTCAAGGGGCTGGGCGAGGAGTCGGACGCCTACGACCCCGGTTTCTGGGACGGTTACCTCAAGCAGACCGAGTCGGTGGCCAGGACGGTGCCGTGGATGGTGACGACGGGCAACCACGACATGGAGGCCTGGTACTCGCCGGACGGCTACGGCGGACAGCTGGCCCGCTGGTCCCTGCCGGACAGCGGCTTCGACGCCCGTAAGGCCCCGGGCGTGTACTCCTTCACCTACGGCAACGTCGCCTTCGTGGCGCTGGACGCGAACGACGTGTCGTACGAGATCCCAGCCAACCAGGGGCACACGGGCGGCCGTCAGACCAAGTGGCTGGACGAGCGGCTCGGTGAACTGCGGGCGGCGAAGGGCGTCGACTTCATCGTCGTCTTCTTCCACCACTGCGCCTACTCGACGTCCTCGCACGCGTCCGACGGGGGCGTGCGGGCCGAGTGGGTACCGCTGTTCGCCCGGCACCAGGTGGACCTGGTGATCAACGGGCACAACCACGTCTACGAGCGGACCGACGCCATCAAGAACGGGGAGGTGGGCGCGCAGGTGCCCATCGACGCCTCGACCGACCCGACGCGCGACGGCATCGTGTACGTCACCGCGGGCGGCGGCGGCAAAGAGCTGTACGGCTTCCCCCCGGGCGTCGAGGAGAGCTACGAGGGGCACGTGAACGACCGGGAGTCGGTCGACACCTTCAGGTGGACCAAGTCACGGAACACCAAGGCGGAGAGCGTGCAGTGGTCGCGGGTGCGCTACCGCGGCTTCTCGTTCCTCAGCGTGGAGGCGGAGGCCGGCCCGAAGCCGCGGCTGAAGGTGTCGGCGCTGGCCCAGACCGGGGAGCGCATCGACCGGTTCGAGGTGCGGCGCGGGGCATGA
- a CDS encoding proline dehydrogenase family protein, translating into MLGPVILAASRSDRMRRLISAAPVTKQVVDRFIPGETVDEIVPIIQDLSDRGLELTMDVVGEDITRPEQAAAARDAYLALVDRLEELELGTRAEMSVKLSMFGQALEGGHELALANVRPVVEAAAAIGTTVTLDAEDHTTLDSMFAIHEELRKDFPQTGCVIQAYLFRTEADARRLAESGSRVRLVKGAYKEPAEVAYQQKHEIDKAYVRILKILMEGAGYPMIGSHDPRLISIAQELARTAGRKLDEYEFQMLYGIRSDEHLRLAAEGHRMRVYTAYGTDWYGYFMRRLAEKPANLRFFARSMISKG; encoded by the coding sequence GTGCTGGGTCCCGTGATTCTTGCCGCGTCGCGCAGCGACCGGATGCGACGCCTGATCTCGGCGGCCCCGGTGACCAAGCAGGTCGTCGACCGCTTCATCCCGGGCGAGACGGTCGACGAGATCGTGCCGATCATCCAGGACCTCAGCGACCGGGGTCTGGAGCTGACGATGGACGTCGTCGGCGAGGACATCACCCGCCCGGAGCAGGCCGCCGCCGCCCGGGACGCCTATCTGGCGCTGGTCGACCGCCTGGAGGAACTGGAGCTGGGCACCAGGGCCGAGATGTCCGTGAAGCTGTCGATGTTCGGACAGGCGCTGGAGGGCGGCCACGAGCTGGCCCTCGCCAATGTCCGCCCGGTCGTCGAGGCCGCCGCCGCGATCGGCACCACCGTCACGCTCGACGCCGAGGACCACACCACCCTCGACTCGATGTTCGCCATCCACGAGGAGCTGCGGAAGGACTTTCCGCAGACCGGCTGCGTCATCCAGGCCTACCTCTTCCGCACCGAGGCCGACGCCCGCCGCCTCGCGGAGAGCGGCAGCCGGGTGCGCCTCGTCAAGGGCGCCTACAAGGAGCCCGCCGAGGTCGCCTACCAGCAGAAACACGAGATCGACAAGGCGTACGTCCGGATCCTGAAGATTCTGATGGAGGGCGCCGGGTACCCGATGATCGGCTCCCACGACCCCCGCCTGATCTCCATCGCCCAGGAACTCGCGCGCACCGCCGGACGCAAGCTCGACGAGTACGAGTTCCAGATGCTGTACGGCATCCGCAGCGACGAGCACCTGCGCCTCGCCGCCGAGGGCCACCGCATGCGCGTCTACACGGCCTACGGCACCGACTGGTACGGCTACTTCATGCGCCGCCTGGCAGAGAAGCCGGCCAACCTGCGCTTCTTCGCCCGCAGCATGATCAGCAAGGGCTGA
- a CDS encoding PucR family transcriptional regulator — MRENARVTSEFKGDYQELVDEISELLGAPATLENRDFELIAFGAYDSEDELDASALDPVRARSILTRRSTSAVRTWFEGFGITRATGPVRIPRTPEAGVYRGRICLPVRHRGVVRGYVWLLDDDPGPTDQQLTAAMEVAARIGALLADEAQHGADLSRELRAALTAERGWQGDMAIAELRTALGPRADGVHTVVCVAPWPSADPDDAPSVRTVPHATALCTVPWGASGQSLAVLVRLRSPEVRTAAQAAASRLLKETPAARPPRKGGAQVAAGLGEPRTGLAELGTVWQEASAAARAALAEPRLGPVAEWSLIGPYRLLTSLSPQPVQDPVIAPLLSPAQQELARTAEVYLDCAGQAGRTAAELGIHRQTLYYRLSRVEQLTGLDLDDGEDRLLLHMALKGARL; from the coding sequence ATGCGGGAGAATGCCCGGGTGACGTCGGAATTCAAGGGTGACTACCAGGAGCTGGTCGACGAGATCTCGGAGCTCCTGGGCGCCCCCGCGACGCTGGAGAACCGGGACTTCGAGCTGATCGCCTTCGGGGCCTACGACAGCGAGGACGAGCTCGACGCGTCGGCCCTGGACCCCGTGCGCGCCCGCTCGATCCTGACGCGCCGCTCCACGTCGGCCGTGCGGACCTGGTTCGAGGGCTTCGGCATCACACGCGCCACCGGGCCGGTACGGATCCCGCGCACTCCGGAGGCGGGGGTGTACCGCGGACGAATCTGCCTGCCGGTACGCCACCGGGGTGTCGTACGGGGCTACGTCTGGCTCCTGGACGACGATCCCGGGCCCACGGACCAGCAGCTGACGGCCGCGATGGAGGTGGCCGCCCGGATCGGCGCGCTGCTCGCGGACGAGGCGCAGCACGGAGCCGACCTGAGCCGGGAGCTGCGGGCCGCGCTGACCGCCGAGCGCGGCTGGCAGGGCGACATGGCGATCGCCGAGCTGCGCACGGCCCTCGGCCCGCGCGCGGACGGCGTCCATACGGTCGTCTGCGTGGCCCCGTGGCCCTCGGCCGACCCCGACGACGCCCCGTCGGTGCGGACGGTGCCGCACGCGACCGCGCTGTGCACGGTGCCGTGGGGCGCCTCGGGGCAGAGCCTGGCCGTGCTCGTACGGCTGCGCTCGCCCGAGGTGCGCACGGCGGCGCAGGCGGCGGCGTCCCGGCTGCTGAAGGAGACCCCGGCCGCCCGGCCGCCCAGGAAGGGCGGGGCACAGGTGGCGGCCGGTCTCGGCGAGCCGCGCACCGGCCTCGCGGAGCTGGGCACGGTGTGGCAGGAGGCGTCGGCCGCGGCTCGCGCCGCCCTCGCGGAACCGCGGCTCGGCCCGGTGGCGGAGTGGTCGCTCATCGGCCCGTACCGCCTGCTGACCTCGCTGTCCCCGCAGCCGGTCCAGGACCCTGTCATCGCCCCGCTCCTCTCCCCCGCCCAGCAGGAGCTCGCCCGCACCGCCGAGGTCTACCTCGACTGCGCGGGCCAGGCCGGCCGCACGGCAGCGGAGCTGGGCATCCACCGCCAGACCCTGTACTACCGCCTCTCCCGCGTCGAGCAGCTCACGGGCCTGGACCTCGACGACGGGGAGGACCGGCTGCTGCTGCACATGGCGCTCAAGGGGGCGCGGCTGTAG
- a CDS encoding TetR/AcrR family transcriptional regulator produces MGHREDLLEGAKRCLLEKGFARTTARDIVKESGTNLASIGYHYGSKDALLAQAYVSLVEGMGDAFEGDGATGLTTEPGSAERFQEVWSNIIGTMRAPGSMWRLSMEIVVMGDQLPELRDHLAAAQREAARGLIPLLMGGREEDVPEDVVDTLGVFYVTLMTGLIAQWHFDPKTAPGAEQLTEGLRQVIEAATRK; encoded by the coding sequence ATGGGACACCGTGAGGATCTGCTGGAGGGCGCCAAGCGCTGCCTGCTCGAAAAGGGCTTCGCGCGCACGACGGCACGGGACATCGTCAAGGAGTCGGGGACCAACCTCGCCTCGATCGGCTACCACTACGGCTCGAAGGACGCGCTGCTCGCGCAGGCGTACGTATCGCTGGTCGAGGGGATGGGCGACGCCTTCGAGGGCGACGGGGCCACCGGGCTCACCACCGAGCCCGGCTCGGCCGAACGATTCCAGGAGGTGTGGTCGAACATCATCGGCACCATGCGCGCACCCGGTTCGATGTGGCGGCTCAGCATGGAGATCGTCGTCATGGGCGATCAGCTGCCCGAGCTCCGCGACCATCTGGCGGCGGCCCAGCGGGAGGCCGCGCGCGGGCTGATCCCGCTGCTCATGGGCGGACGGGAGGAGGACGTCCCGGAAGACGTCGTGGACACCCTCGGCGTGTTCTACGTGACCCTGATGACGGGCCTCATCGCGCAGTGGCACTTCGACCCGAAGACCGCCCCCGGCGCGGAACAGCTCACCGAAGGGCTGCGTCAGGTCATCGAGGCGGCCACGAGGAAGTGA
- a CDS encoding FAD-dependent monooxygenase, translated as MQPDMPGADAGAEVLIVGGGPVGLTARALLERWGVRTLLVEKHRELSPFPRSRLINVRTMEIFRQLELAERVTAAAFAPEYGRIRFRDTLHAPDFASAAMIGVNGPVPESPVTGVVTSQDRLEPTLLGAAASDVRFGVELLDLAEEDGSVVARLADRGSGEHTRVRARYVLAADGANSTVRERLGIGTEGPGAVGRVTTVVFDADLGHWSARQPAGVYLTSQGSFLPLYPEGGWAWFTPTPEDPDGTDWPRLVARSLGAEAKVDVLRVQHWSVNAFVAERFRRGRTLLAGDAAHAIPPAGGLGMNLGVADVHNLCWKLAGVLRGWAGPALLDSYEKERRPVAHRTLGQALENSKMMFQVQDVRREQLGAGPGQIPDRIEPPWSEQYFAQLGLVLGVAYRSGAVLTGDGKATMPPETGTTYVPTAEPGHRVPHLWLTDGRSTLDAFGEWFTLLTSAPADWRSPATPPWPLRVETLPAEHTDQWDLPPQGALLVRPDGHIAARWSAGPPGDGTLHDALTAITSR; from the coding sequence ATGCAGCCCGACATGCCCGGGGCGGACGCCGGGGCGGAGGTTCTGATCGTCGGCGGCGGGCCCGTCGGGCTCACCGCCCGGGCGCTGCTCGAACGCTGGGGCGTGCGGACCCTGCTGGTCGAGAAGCACCGTGAACTGTCGCCGTTCCCGCGGTCCCGGCTGATCAACGTGCGCACGATGGAGATCTTCCGGCAGCTCGAACTCGCCGAGCGGGTCACGGCGGCCGCGTTCGCGCCGGAGTACGGCCGCATCCGTTTCCGGGACACGCTGCATGCCCCCGACTTCGCCTCGGCCGCGATGATCGGGGTCAACGGGCCCGTGCCGGAGAGCCCGGTGACCGGCGTGGTCACCTCGCAGGACCGCTTGGAGCCCACCCTGCTCGGCGCCGCCGCCTCCGACGTGCGGTTCGGGGTCGAACTCCTCGACCTGGCCGAGGAGGACGGGAGCGTCGTGGCCCGGCTCGCCGACCGCGGCAGCGGCGAGCACACCCGCGTCCGCGCGCGATACGTACTGGCCGCCGACGGCGCCAACTCCACCGTCCGCGAACGGCTCGGCATCGGCACCGAGGGCCCCGGCGCGGTCGGCCGCGTCACCACCGTCGTCTTCGACGCCGACCTCGGCCACTGGTCCGCCCGGCAGCCCGCCGGCGTCTACCTCACCTCGCAGGGGTCCTTCCTGCCGCTGTACCCCGAGGGCGGCTGGGCCTGGTTCACGCCCACCCCCGAGGACCCCGACGGCACCGACTGGCCCCGCCTCGTCGCGCGCTCACTCGGAGCCGAAGCGAAGGTCGACGTCCTGCGCGTGCAGCACTGGTCGGTGAACGCCTTCGTCGCCGAACGCTTCCGGCGCGGCCGGACCCTGCTGGCCGGCGACGCCGCGCACGCGATCCCGCCCGCCGGCGGGCTCGGCATGAACCTCGGCGTCGCCGACGTGCACAACCTCTGCTGGAAACTGGCGGGCGTGCTGCGCGGCTGGGCCGGACCCGCCCTGCTGGACAGCTACGAGAAGGAACGGCGGCCCGTCGCCCACCGCACGCTCGGCCAGGCGCTGGAGAACTCCAAGATGATGTTCCAGGTGCAGGACGTGCGCCGCGAACAACTCGGCGCGGGCCCCGGACAGATACCGGACCGCATCGAACCGCCCTGGTCGGAACAGTACTTCGCGCAACTCGGCCTGGTGCTCGGCGTCGCCTACCGCTCCGGCGCCGTCCTGACCGGCGACGGCAAGGCGACGATGCCGCCGGAGACGGGCACGACCTACGTCCCCACGGCCGAACCCGGCCACCGGGTGCCGCACCTCTGGCTCACCGACGGCCGCTCCACCCTCGACGCGTTCGGCGAGTGGTTCACCCTGCTCACCTCCGCCCCCGCCGACTGGCGGTCACCCGCCACCCCGCCCTGGCCGCTGCGCGTAGAGACGCTGCCCGCCGAGCACACCGACCAGTGGGACCTGCCCCCGCAGGGAGCGCTGCTCGTCCGCCCCGACGGCCACATCGCCGCCCGCTGGAGCGCCGGACCGCCCGGCGACGGCACCCTCCACGACGCCCTCACCGCCATCACCTCGCGCTGA
- a CDS encoding DUF5988 family protein gives MNDTAKVFLEGGPDDLPDRIVPAPSPGPDVKIELRNGYEHFRPTARRADTSEGSLTVYEWWERTEMPG, from the coding sequence ATGAACGACACGGCGAAAGTGTTCCTGGAGGGCGGCCCGGACGACCTGCCCGACCGGATCGTCCCCGCCCCGTCCCCGGGACCGGACGTGAAGATCGAGCTCCGCAACGGCTACGAACACTTCAGACCGACCGCGCGCCGGGCGGACACGTCCGAGGGCAGCCTCACCGTGTACGAGTGGTGGGAGCGGACGGAGATGCCCGGCTAG
- a CDS encoding GNAT family N-acetyltransferase: protein MTAPVSAAAPRTAHTADLTPAELHAIRALLNDAFDGDFSDEDFEHGLGGMHALVHDDAGLLVAHGSVVMRRVRHRDRWLRVGYVEAVAVRPDARRTGLGGRVMAELERVVDRAYDAGMLSASDEGAALYAARGWQVWSGRVCGLGLDGVVHLPDEEGGTFVRTALAGPLDPAFELVFDWRDGDVL from the coding sequence ATGACCGCACCCGTATCCGCCGCAGCGCCCCGCACCGCACACACCGCCGACCTCACCCCGGCCGAACTGCATGCGATCCGCGCCCTGTTGAACGACGCCTTCGACGGCGACTTCTCCGACGAGGACTTCGAGCACGGCCTCGGCGGCATGCACGCCCTGGTGCACGACGACGCCGGGCTGCTCGTCGCTCACGGGTCCGTGGTCATGCGGCGGGTGCGGCACCGGGACAGATGGCTGCGGGTCGGCTACGTCGAGGCGGTCGCCGTACGGCCGGACGCGCGCCGCACCGGGCTCGGCGGCCGGGTGATGGCCGAGCTGGAGCGGGTGGTCGACCGGGCCTACGACGCGGGGATGCTCTCCGCGAGCGACGAGGGGGCCGCGCTGTACGCCGCCCGGGGCTGGCAGGTGTGGAGCGGGCGGGTCTGCGGGCTCGGGCTCGACGGCGTCGTCCATCTCCCGGACGAGGAGGGCGGCACCTTTGTGCGGACCGCACTCGCCGGGCCGCTGGATCCCGCATTCGAGCTGGTCTTCGACTGGCGGGACGGGGATGTGCTGTGA
- a CDS encoding 3-isopropylmalate dehydrogenase, with amino-acid sequence MSRSLNLAVIPGDGIGQEVVTEGLKVLSAVLPQDVKLETKEYDFGARRYHATGETLTDADAEALKQHDAILLGAIGDPSVPSGVLERGFLLKLRFLFDHHVNLRPSKLLPGVATPLAGQPEIDFVVVREGTEGPYTGNGGTIRKGTEHEVATEVSVNTAYGVERVVRDAFARAQARPRKKLALIHKNNVLAFAGHLWTNVFNKVAEEFPDVTTEYMHVDAATIYLVTQPERFDVIVTDNLFGDIITDLAAAVSGGIGVAASGNINPSGDFPSMFEPVHGSAPDIAGQGKADPTATVLSVALLLRHLGHDAEATRIEDAVSADLAERTGKPARSTSEIGDALAVRVAG; translated from the coding sequence ATGTCTCGCAGCCTCAATCTCGCAGTGATTCCCGGTGACGGCATCGGCCAGGAGGTCGTGACCGAAGGTCTGAAGGTCCTCTCCGCCGTCCTTCCGCAGGATGTGAAGCTGGAGACCAAGGAGTACGACTTCGGCGCCCGGCGCTACCACGCCACCGGTGAGACCCTCACCGACGCCGATGCCGAGGCGCTGAAGCAGCACGACGCCATCCTGCTGGGCGCCATCGGAGACCCGTCGGTCCCCTCCGGTGTCCTGGAGCGCGGCTTCCTGCTCAAGCTCCGCTTCCTCTTCGACCACCACGTCAACCTGCGTCCGTCGAAGCTCCTGCCGGGTGTCGCCACCCCGCTCGCCGGCCAGCCCGAGATCGACTTCGTCGTGGTCCGCGAGGGCACCGAGGGCCCGTACACCGGCAACGGCGGCACCATCCGCAAGGGCACCGAGCACGAGGTCGCCACCGAGGTCTCCGTGAACACGGCCTACGGTGTCGAGCGCGTCGTCCGGGACGCCTTCGCCCGCGCCCAGGCCCGCCCGCGCAAGAAGCTGGCGCTGATCCACAAGAACAACGTGCTGGCCTTCGCCGGTCACCTGTGGACGAACGTCTTCAACAAGGTGGCCGAGGAGTTCCCCGACGTCACCACCGAGTACATGCACGTCGACGCCGCGACCATCTACCTGGTCACCCAGCCCGAGCGCTTCGACGTCATCGTCACCGACAACCTCTTCGGCGACATCATCACCGACCTCGCCGCGGCCGTCTCCGGCGGCATCGGGGTCGCCGCGAGCGGGAACATCAACCCGAGCGGCGACTTCCCGTCCATGTTCGAGCCGGTCCACGGCTCGGCCCCGGACATCGCGGGCCAGGGCAAGGCCGACCCGACGGCCACGGTCCTGTCCGTCGCCCTGCTCCTGCGCCACCTCGGCCACGACGCCGAGGCCACCCGCATCGAGGACGCCGTCTCGGCCGACCTCGCGGAGCGCACCGGCAAGCCCGCCCGCAGCACGTCGGAGATCGGCGACGCGCTGGCCGTACGAGTAGCCGGCTGA